A single window of Synechococcus sp. C9 DNA harbors:
- a CDS encoding DUF1815 family protein, with protein MFIRLASQHREFVRDLVMNLQALATVLERQGRLASCYTCGPAMNSASFMVSLGEGHLIRFLVSDYGITWTEMRDDRELMKLEGAEAIAQLQELANLVRQPATPVEV; from the coding sequence GTGTTTATTCGTTTAGCCAGTCAGCATCGAGAATTTGTCCGGGACTTGGTGATGAATCTCCAAGCCTTGGCGACGGTTTTGGAGCGGCAGGGGCGGTTGGCTTCCTGCTATACCTGTGGCCCGGCGATGAACAGTGCTTCGTTTATGGTCAGCTTGGGGGAAGGGCACCTGATTCGCTTTCTGGTGTCTGATTACGGTATTACCTGGACGGAAATGCGAGATGACCGGGAACTGATGAAGCTGGAAGGGGCAGAAGCCATTGCCCAGTTGCAGGAGTTAGCCAACTTGGTGCGCCAACCCGCTACCCCTGTGGAAGTTTAA
- the pdxA gene encoding 4-hydroxythreonine-4-phosphate dehydrogenase PdxA, producing the protein MTITLTLGDPAGIGSEIILRAFSRYRPRCPVRVVGSGSVLVATYERLRALGQVVADPARLEVVDVPTPEPIQPGQPSALTGALSVQYLQTALALGCQALVTAPIAKAYWQKAGYAFPGQTEFLAQAVGAHPTAMAFFARSPHTGWVLRMVLATTHIPLAQVPSHLTPTLLTEKFRLLVASLQQDFGLTQPRIALAGLNPHSGEQGHLGREEQDILAPWMQAMRAQVPQVTIIGPVPPDTLWVAPAQAWWHRDTPSPWDACIALYHDQGLIPVKALAFAQAVNTTLGLPLVRTSPDHGTAFDIAGQGKADPASFISAWQWAEWLWERRFGA; encoded by the coding sequence GTGACCATCACCCTGACCTTGGGGGACCCGGCGGGTATCGGGTCGGAGATCATCCTGCGGGCATTCTCACGCTACCGCCCCCGTTGTCCCGTGCGGGTGGTGGGTTCCGGGTCGGTACTGGTGGCGACCTACGAACGTCTGCGGGCGTTGGGACAGGTGGTTGCTGACCCAGCACGGTTGGAGGTGGTAGATGTGCCCACGCCAGAGCCGATCCAACCGGGGCAACCCTCGGCGCTCACCGGGGCGTTGAGTGTCCAGTATCTGCAAACCGCCCTGGCGTTGGGGTGTCAGGCGTTGGTCACTGCCCCCATTGCCAAAGCCTACTGGCAGAAAGCGGGGTATGCCTTCCCGGGGCAGACGGAATTTTTGGCGCAGGCAGTCGGGGCGCACCCAACCGCTATGGCTTTTTTTGCCCGCTCCCCCCATACGGGTTGGGTACTGAGGATGGTGCTGGCGACCACCCATATTCCCCTAGCGCAGGTGCCTTCCCACCTGACCCCCACACTGCTGACGGAAAAATTTAGGCTACTGGTGGCAAGTTTACAGCAGGACTTCGGGCTGACCCAACCCCGGATTGCCCTAGCGGGTCTGAACCCCCACAGTGGGGAGCAAGGACATCTGGGCAGGGAAGAGCAGGACATTTTGGCACCCTGGATGCAAGCCATGCGGGCGCAAGTTCCCCAGGTGACGATCATCGGTCCAGTGCCCCCGGATACCCTGTGGGTCGCCCCTGCCCAAGCCTGGTGGCATCGGGACACCCCTTCCCCCTGGGATGCCTGTATCGCCCTTTACCACGACCAGGGGTTGATTCCGGTGAAAGCCTTAGCCTTTGCACAAGCGGTGAACACCACCCTGGGGTTGCCCTTGGTGCGGACTTCCCCGGATCACGGCACCGCCTTTGACATCGCCGGGCAGGGCAAAGCCGACCCCGCCAGCTTTATCAGTGCGTGGCAATGGGCAGAATGGCTGTGGGAACGGCGGTTTGGGGCTTAA
- a CDS encoding AbrB family transcriptional regulator — translation MTETTLELPKEPLTGKALLKKVDELRHLTRREKAKYCGYYRVKGDKIRINVSDFMDAVLLAKGVAIDNARDGRGREPTYRVSVHRNGQIVIGAAYTQKMGLKPGDEFEIKPGYKHIHLTQVERSLNGVVPSEEE, via the coding sequence ATGACTGAAACCACTCTGGAATTACCCAAGGAGCCACTCACGGGAAAAGCCCTCCTGAAAAAGGTGGATGAATTGCGTCATCTCACCCGCCGGGAGAAAGCCAAATACTGTGGTTACTACCGGGTCAAAGGGGATAAAATACGGATTAACGTATCCGACTTCATGGATGCGGTTTTGCTCGCCAAAGGTGTGGCGATTGATAATGCCCGGGATGGGCGGGGTCGGGAACCAACCTATCGGGTGAGTGTGCATCGCAACGGGCAAATTGTGATCGGTGCCGCCTACACCCAAAAAATGGGTTTGAAGCCGGGGGATGAGTTTGAAATCAAGCCCGGTTATAAGCATATCCACCTGACCCAAGTGGAGCGTTCTTTGAATGGGGTTGTCCCCAGCGAAGAGGAATAG
- the ilvN gene encoding acetolactate synthase small subunit, which produces MKHTLSVLVEDEAGVLTRIAGLFARRGFNIESLAVGPAEQVGISRITMVVPGDEREIEQLTKQLYKLIHVLKVQDITHVPCVERELMLIKVNATPLTRREIIEIAQVFRARVVDLAEDSLTVEVTGDPGKMVAIVQMLQKFGIREIARTGKIALVRESGVNTEYLKTLVTRG; this is translated from the coding sequence ATGAAACACACCCTTTCCGTTCTAGTGGAAGATGAAGCCGGAGTTTTGACCCGAATTGCCGGATTATTCGCCCGCCGGGGCTTTAATATTGAGAGCCTCGCCGTTGGTCCCGCCGAACAGGTGGGCATCTCCCGCATCACCATGGTTGTCCCCGGCGATGAACGGGAAATCGAACAACTCACCAAACAACTCTACAAACTGATCCACGTCCTCAAGGTTCAAGATATTACCCATGTGCCCTGCGTGGAGCGGGAATTGATGTTGATCAAGGTCAATGCCACGCCCCTGACCCGGCGGGAAATCATCGAAATTGCCCAGGTATTTCGGGCGAGGGTGGTGGACTTGGCGGAAGATTCCCTCACCGTAGAGGTGACCGGTGACCCAGGGAAAATGGTGGCAATTGTACAAATGTTGCAGAAATTCGGCATTCGGGAGATAGCACGTACCGGTAAAATTGCCCTGGTGCGGGAGTCGGGCGTGAACACCGAATATCTCAAAACCTTAGTCACTCGTGGGTGA
- a CDS encoding PP2C family protein-serine/threonine phosphatase, with protein MADQPSTSTLAGVLTLKELVARSQREHRKVQELLSYLGSALRNLHNLNQFLQLIPVIATRVCDGEGAALLLWQEQNRRLTLAQFHSHREDWYGQVGERLADYVRQLPAGSARALFAQIEQELPSVLPVEAVGTAVIVAGQEQGWLVVFSDRPELLHTDARRQLLNLVADQTAVAIEQEQLRLALRERERLDRELQLGAEIQKHLLPETHPQIPGLQLESRYFTAQWVGGDYYDFIPVAGGQRWAIVIGDVMGKGVPAGLIMTMTRGMLRSEVLRGHSPADILSHLNQVMYEDLTNSHRFVTLFYSEYDPVSRQLTFCNAAHNPPLLWQCASRQILQLDTPGMLIGLEPQSQYENGTVTLAPGDVLVYYTDGFTDAANLQGARFETAGLLQAVQDACGLHTSAQDILEYLFMQVKAFVGARGTAGDDITLIVARVTD; from the coding sequence ATGGCGGATCAGCCCTCGACTTCCACGTTGGCGGGAGTCCTCACCCTCAAGGAATTGGTGGCGCGTTCCCAGCGGGAGCATCGCAAGGTACAGGAATTGCTGAGCTATTTGGGTTCGGCTCTGCGGAATTTGCATAATTTGAACCAATTTCTCCAGTTAATTCCGGTGATTGCCACCCGGGTGTGTGATGGGGAGGGGGCGGCGCTATTGCTTTGGCAGGAACAGAATCGGCGTTTGACCCTGGCGCAGTTTCATTCCCACCGGGAGGACTGGTATGGGCAGGTGGGGGAACGGTTGGCGGACTATGTGCGGCAGTTGCCCGCCGGGTCAGCCCGGGCATTGTTTGCCCAAATTGAGCAAGAATTGCCTTCCGTCTTGCCGGTGGAGGCGGTGGGAACGGCGGTGATTGTGGCGGGTCAGGAGCAGGGGTGGCTGGTGGTGTTCAGCGACCGCCCGGAGTTGTTGCATACGGATGCCCGCAGGCAGTTGTTGAATTTGGTGGCGGATCAGACGGCGGTGGCGATTGAGCAGGAACAGTTGCGGCTGGCACTGCGGGAACGGGAACGGCTGGACCGGGAGTTGCAGTTGGGGGCGGAAATTCAAAAGCACCTGTTGCCGGAAACCCATCCCCAGATTCCGGGGTTGCAGTTGGAATCCCGTTATTTTACGGCGCAGTGGGTGGGCGGGGATTATTACGACTTTATCCCGGTGGCGGGGGGGCAACGCTGGGCGATTGTGATCGGGGATGTGATGGGCAAGGGGGTGCCTGCGGGGTTGATCATGACCATGACCCGGGGGATGTTGCGCTCGGAGGTGTTGCGGGGGCATTCACCGGCGGACATTCTCAGCCATTTGAACCAGGTGATGTACGAGGATTTGACCAATTCCCACCGCTTTGTCACCCTTTTTTACTCGGAATATGACCCGGTTTCCCGCCAGTTGACCTTTTGTAATGCCGCCCACAACCCGCCCTTGCTGTGGCAGTGCGCTTCCCGGCAGATTCTCCAGTTGGACACCCCAGGGATGCTGATCGGTCTGGAACCCCAAAGTCAGTACGAAAACGGTACGGTGACCCTCGCGCCTGGGGATGTGTTGGTGTACTACACGGACGGCTTTACGGATGCGGCGAACCTACAGGGGGCACGGTTTGAGACGGCGGGGTTGCTCCAGGCGGTGCAGGATGCCTGTGGGTTACACACCAGTGCCCAGGATATTTTGGAGTATTTATTTATGCAGGTGAAAGCCTTTGTGGGTGCCCGGGGGACGGCGGGGGATGACATTACCTTAATTGTGGCACGGGTGACGGATTAA
- a CDS encoding DUF3007 family protein, translating to MVLPMRRIDVIGLGFALLGVGGLLYLFLQAFGLDSLQAGLWSQVTLTVGLIVWVATYSLRVVRKDMTYHQQREQYDRAWLARQIEQLSPEEWERLQQEVEQTEVSPD from the coding sequence ATGGTTTTACCCATGCGCCGAATTGATGTGATTGGTTTGGGGTTTGCCCTGTTGGGGGTGGGCGGATTACTGTACTTATTCCTCCAAGCGTTTGGTCTGGATAGTTTGCAAGCGGGGTTGTGGAGCCAAGTGACCCTGACGGTGGGTTTAATTGTTTGGGTCGCCACCTACTCCCTGCGGGTGGTACGCAAGGACATGACCTACCATCAACAACGGGAACAGTACGACCGGGCTTGGCTGGCTCGCCAGATTGAACAACTTTCCCCGGAGGAATGGGAGCGGTTACAGCAGGAAGTGGAGCAAACCGAGGTCAGCCCGGATTAA
- a CDS encoding type II toxin-antitoxin system VapC family toxin — MTASLKCVVDASVGIKKFIIEPLTPKVDQLFLHLNDPNAHFYVPDLFYVECANIFWKYIRAGLYDRTEAQANLSYLQLLRFTSTPTVDLIQAALSLSVVHSISAYDACYVVLSQRNNAPLLTQDQRLVDILTTNDFNVQLFADFVIPPVP; from the coding sequence ATGACAGCTTCTCTCAAATGTGTAGTTGATGCCAGCGTGGGGATTAAGAAGTTCATTATTGAGCCTTTGACCCCCAAGGTGGATCAGCTTTTTCTGCATCTTAATGATCCGAATGCTCACTTTTATGTTCCAGATTTATTTTATGTCGAATGTGCCAACATTTTCTGGAAATATATTCGTGCCGGGTTGTATGACCGTACCGAAGCTCAGGCAAATTTGTCTTATCTTCAACTCCTCCGTTTCACCTCAACTCCTACGGTTGATCTCATCCAAGCAGCCCTTTCCCTGAGTGTAGTTCACAGCATTTCTGCTTACGATGCTTGCTATGTCGTTCTATCCCAAAGAAACAATGCTCCTTTACTAACTCAAGACCAGCGTCTTGTTGACATCCTAACAACTAACGACTTCAATGTTCAGCTATTCGCAGATTTCGTGATTCCGCCTGTCCCCTAA
- a CDS encoding UPF0175 family protein — MSLVIPDDFLETAHISEAELKLEIAVLLFQQDKINLGIASQFAGMNQQEFLHILRSRKLPIDDGVADLGKDLTDLEANGVHQAEVQPSQAEILQRIEQRRTFCPAQYHLPDTLTFLQQDRNR; from the coding sequence ATGAGTTTAGTTATCCCCGATGATTTTTTAGAAACGGCGCATATTTCTGAAGCCGAACTCAAACTGGAAATTGCCGTTCTTTTATTTCAGCAGGATAAGATTAATTTGGGTATTGCCAGCCAGTTTGCAGGCATGAATCAACAGGAGTTTTTGCACATTTTAAGGAGTCGTAAACTTCCCATTGATGACGGTGTTGCAGACTTAGGGAAAGACCTAACTGACTTAGAAGCCAATGGTGTCCATCAGGCAGAAGTACAGCCTTCCCAAGCGGAAATCTTGCAAAGAATTGAACAGCGTCGAACTTTCTGCCCTGCGCAATACCATTTGCCTGATACCCTTACTTTTCTTCAGCAAGACCGCAACCGATGA
- a CDS encoding ABC transporter ATP-binding protein has product MTEPLLCATNLHKSFGGLPAVNHVSLTVAPGTITGLIGPNGAGKTTLFNLLSGSLKPDSGHILFRNQPITGLPQHQITQRGLVRTFQVARVFSRLSVLDNVLLAAPGQLGEQVWPLWLQPQRVAQQERQLRETAMEILDSVGLAAKAQEYAGALSGGQRKLLEMARALMTRPQLMLLDEPAAGVNPTLVNQICDYIQRWHQAGLTFLIIEHNMDVIMSLCEQVWVLAEGKNLAVGTPQEIQTNPIVLAAYLGGGDE; this is encoded by the coding sequence GTGACCGAACCCCTCTTGTGCGCCACCAATTTGCATAAAAGTTTCGGGGGACTACCGGCGGTGAACCACGTGTCCCTCACGGTGGCACCAGGGACAATTACGGGGCTGATTGGCCCGAATGGAGCGGGCAAAACCACGTTATTCAACCTGCTGAGCGGTTCCCTCAAGCCCGATAGTGGTCACATTCTCTTCCGCAATCAACCCATTACCGGCCTTCCCCAGCATCAAATTACCCAGCGGGGTTTGGTGCGAACATTCCAGGTGGCACGGGTATTTAGCCGTTTATCTGTGCTGGACAACGTACTCCTAGCCGCACCGGGGCAACTGGGGGAACAGGTGTGGCCCCTATGGTTACAACCGCAACGGGTGGCCCAACAGGAACGGCAACTGCGGGAGACGGCGATGGAAATCCTGGATTCTGTGGGTTTGGCGGCTAAAGCCCAGGAATACGCAGGGGCCCTCTCCGGTGGTCAACGCAAACTTTTGGAAATGGCACGGGCACTGATGACCCGACCGCAATTGATGTTGTTAGATGAACCCGCCGCTGGGGTCAATCCCACCTTGGTCAATCAAATCTGCGATTACATTCAACGGTGGCATCAGGCGGGGCTGACTTTTTTAATTATTGAGCACAATATGGATGTGATTATGTCCCTCTGTGAGCAGGTGTGGGTATTAGCGGAAGGGAAAAATTTAGCGGTCGGTACGCCCCAGGAAATTCAAACCAATCCCATTGTTTTAGCCGCCTACCTGGGCGGTGGGGATGAGTAA
- the tgt gene encoding tRNA guanosine(34) transglycosylase Tgt codes for MAQPFSFRVIKTAGHARAGIFYTPHGPVLTPTFMPVGTLGTVKGVAPDQLAHTGAQMILANTYHLHLQPGEEIVQHCGGLHRFMNWSGPILTDSGGFQVFSLSSLRQITDEGVTFQSPRNGNLIHFTPEKSIQIQNALGADVIMAFDECPPYPASYDEVNNAVNRTTQWLKRCINAHARSDQALFGIVQGGVYPELRRLSAQQITEYDLPGYAIGGVSVGEPSELIHDIVKTVAPYLPQDKPRYLMGVGTYREMALAISAGVDLFDCVIPTRLARHGAVLVRGERWNLKNRAFQRDEQPLDSTCPCYTCQHFSRAYLSHLFRSRELLGYTLLSIHNLTELMRFSLGLRQAIINGNFVEKLQSILSSSASSIYKNSN; via the coding sequence GTGGCGCAACCCTTTTCCTTTCGGGTGATCAAAACGGCTGGACACGCTCGGGCGGGCATCTTTTACACGCCCCACGGACCGGTGCTGACCCCAACTTTCATGCCGGTGGGCACCTTGGGCACGGTGAAAGGGGTGGCTCCCGACCAGTTGGCGCACACGGGGGCACAGATGATTTTGGCAAATACCTACCACCTGCATCTGCAACCGGGGGAGGAAATTGTCCAGCACTGCGGCGGCTTGCACCGATTCATGAATTGGTCGGGACCCATCCTGACCGATTCGGGTGGGTTTCAGGTCTTTAGCTTGAGTTCCTTGCGACAGATTACAGATGAGGGTGTGACCTTTCAATCCCCCCGCAATGGGAACCTCATTCATTTCACGCCGGAAAAATCCATCCAAATTCAAAATGCGTTGGGGGCGGATGTGATCATGGCGTTTGATGAATGTCCCCCCTATCCCGCCAGTTATGACGAAGTGAACAATGCGGTGAATCGTACGACGCAGTGGTTAAAACGCTGTATCAACGCCCACGCCCGTTCGGATCAGGCATTGTTTGGGATTGTCCAGGGGGGTGTTTATCCCGAATTACGCCGGTTATCCGCCCAACAAATTACCGAGTACGACCTCCCCGGGTATGCCATTGGCGGGGTGAGTGTGGGGGAACCGAGCGAGTTAATTCATGACATTGTCAAGACGGTTGCCCCCTACCTACCCCAGGACAAACCCCGGTATTTGATGGGGGTGGGCACCTACCGGGAAATGGCTTTGGCGATCAGTGCCGGGGTGGATTTATTTGACTGTGTGATTCCCACCCGGTTGGCACGGCATGGGGCGGTGTTGGTACGGGGGGAGCGCTGGAATTTGAAAAATCGTGCCTTTCAACGGGATGAACAGCCTTTGGATAGCACCTGTCCTTGTTATACCTGTCAACATTTCAGTCGTGCCTATCTCAGCCATTTATTTCGTTCCCGGGAATTGCTGGGTTATACCCTGCTTTCCATTCACAATTTGACGGAATTGATGCGTTTTAGTTTGGGTTTACGGCAAGCGATTATCAATGGGAATTTTGTAGAAAAACTCCAATCTATCCTAAGCTCATCTGCATCGTCAATATATAAAAATTCTAACTGA
- the typA gene encoding translational GTPase TypA, whose amino-acid sequence MTAHIRNVAIIAHVDHGKTTLVDALLKQAGAFRQGEEVPTCVMDSNDLERERGITILSKNTAVRYKDYLINIVDTPGHADFGGEVERVLGMVEGCLLIVDVNEGPMPQTRFVLKKALEKGLRPIVVLNKIDRLRTDPHVALNKVLDLFLELGADDDQCEFPYLFASGMAGHARLQLADEPVDMQPLFESLLHHVPPPAGDENKPLQLQVTTLDYSDYLGRIVIGKIHNGKITSGQQAALINAEGKITRSKITKLLGFEGLKRVELESATAGHIVAVAGFSDANIGDTITCPENPMALPLIKVDEPTLQMTFSVNDSPFAGQEGKFVTSRQLRERLMRELETNVALRVEEAETTDSFLVSGRGELHLGILIETMRREGYEFQVSQPQVIYRQIDGQPCEPYEYLVLDVPDEAVGSCIEKLGQRRGEMQDMQAGGNGRTQLEFIIPARGLVGFRGEFLRLTRGEGIMSHSFLDYRPLAGSVETRRNGVLISIEEGEATFYALKNAEDRGVFFISPGTRVYKGMIVGEHNRPQDLELNVCKTKQLTNMRSAGAEELTQLQTPVDMNLERALEYIGPDELVEVTPKSVRLRKLNKKLARR is encoded by the coding sequence ATGACTGCCCACATCCGCAATGTCGCCATTATCGCCCACGTTGACCACGGCAAAACCACCCTGGTGGATGCCCTATTGAAACAGGCGGGAGCCTTTCGACAAGGGGAGGAGGTGCCCACCTGTGTGATGGATTCCAACGACTTGGAACGGGAGCGGGGGATCACGATTCTGTCCAAAAATACGGCAGTACGATATAAGGACTATTTGATCAACATTGTGGATACGCCGGGACACGCTGACTTTGGGGGTGAGGTGGAGCGAGTGTTGGGCATGGTGGAGGGATGTTTGTTGATTGTGGATGTGAACGAAGGTCCCATGCCCCAGACCCGGTTTGTGTTAAAAAAAGCGTTGGAAAAGGGGTTGCGTCCGATTGTGGTGCTGAATAAAATTGACCGTCTGCGGACTGACCCCCACGTGGCTTTGAATAAGGTTTTGGATTTATTTTTGGAACTGGGCGCGGATGATGACCAATGCGAGTTTCCCTATCTGTTTGCTTCGGGAATGGCGGGTCATGCCCGTTTGCAATTGGCAGATGAACCGGTGGATATGCAACCGTTGTTTGAATCCCTTTTGCACCATGTCCCGCCCCCGGCTGGGGATGAAAATAAGCCCTTACAATTGCAAGTTACGACCCTGGATTATTCCGATTATTTGGGACGGATTGTGATTGGCAAAATCCACAACGGCAAAATTACCAGTGGTCAGCAGGCGGCGTTGATCAATGCGGAGGGCAAAATTACCCGCTCAAAAATCACCAAGCTCCTGGGTTTTGAGGGGTTGAAACGGGTGGAATTGGAGTCGGCAACTGCTGGTCATATCGTGGCGGTGGCGGGTTTTAGTGATGCCAATATCGGGGACACGATTACCTGTCCGGAAAACCCGATGGCTCTGCCTTTGATCAAGGTGGATGAACCCACATTGCAAATGACGTTTTCGGTGAATGATTCCCCTTTTGCGGGTCAAGAGGGCAAGTTTGTCACTTCTCGGCAGTTGCGGGAACGCTTGATGCGGGAACTGGAAACCAATGTGGCATTGCGGGTGGAGGAAGCGGAAACCACCGATAGTTTCCTGGTGTCGGGGCGGGGGGAATTGCACCTGGGGATTTTGATTGAAACCATGCGCCGGGAGGGCTACGAATTTCAGGTTTCCCAGCCCCAAGTAATCTACCGGCAAATTGACGGACAACCCTGCGAACCCTACGAATATCTGGTGCTGGATGTGCCCGATGAGGCGGTGGGGAGTTGCATTGAAAAATTGGGGCAACGGCGGGGGGAAATGCAGGATATGCAAGCCGGGGGGAATGGTCGTACCCAGTTGGAATTTATCATTCCGGCGCGGGGTTTGGTGGGCTTCCGGGGTGAATTTTTGCGCCTCACCCGTGGGGAGGGAATTATGAGCCATAGTTTCCTGGATTACCGTCCCCTGGCTGGGAGTGTGGAGACCCGCCGCAATGGGGTTTTGATTTCCATCGAGGAGGGAGAAGCCACATTTTATGCCCTCAAAAATGCGGAAGACCGGGGGGTGTTTTTCATCAGTCCGGGTACTCGGGTGTACAAGGGCATGATTGTGGGGGAACACAACCGTCCCCAGGATTTGGAACTGAATGTGTGCAAAACCAAACAGTTAACCAATATGCGTTCGGCGGGGGCGGAAGAACTCACCCAATTGCAAACGCCGGTGGATATGAATTTGGAGCGGGCTTTGGAATATATTGGTCCCGATGAATTGGTGGAAGTTACGCCCAAATCCGTGCGCCTACGCAAATTAAATAAAAAGCTCGCCCGCCGTTAA
- a CDS encoding aromatic ring-hydroxylating dioxygenase subunit alpha, with protein sequence MASPVFLRNLWYFALPARQLPPGSVLGRVFLGEPILFGRTTSGKAFALRDICPHRGIPLSYGKMLGEELMCCYHGWRFNPGGQCTHIPSLCDPTDLDISRINVPSYPVREVQGNLWIYLGEESDPQVPIPLVPGDPNQRPQLSESFDFPCYVDHAIVGLMDPAHGPFVHQVWWWRSRGELFVKSKQFDPLPLGFVMRRHRLLKTSFFYRLLGANPETEIQFHLPGVRIEIVQGDRHQVTNLTTVTPISAQQTQVISQFYWSHPGFTLAKPILRWFMRTFFEQDRQVVIKQQDGLKYNPALMLIKDADTQARWYHQIKQEYARSVLEKRPFVNPLSSQVLRWRS encoded by the coding sequence ATGGCATCGCCGGTTTTCCTGCGCAATCTTTGGTATTTCGCCCTACCTGCCAGGCAGTTGCCCCCAGGGAGCGTTTTGGGGCGAGTGTTTCTGGGGGAACCCATCCTCTTTGGGCGTACCACTAGCGGTAAAGCCTTCGCCCTACGGGATATTTGTCCCCACCGGGGGATTCCCCTTTCCTATGGGAAAATGCTGGGTGAAGAATTGATGTGTTGCTATCACGGTTGGCGGTTTAATCCCGGTGGTCAATGTACGCACATTCCCTCCCTGTGTGACCCAACGGATTTGGATATTTCCCGCATTAACGTGCCTAGCTATCCCGTGCGGGAGGTGCAGGGAAATCTCTGGATTTATTTGGGGGAGGAATCTGACCCCCAAGTCCCCATCCCGCTGGTTCCAGGTGATCCAAACCAACGCCCCCAGTTGAGCGAATCCTTTGATTTTCCCTGTTATGTAGATCATGCGATTGTGGGGCTCATGGACCCGGCTCACGGCCCGTTTGTGCATCAGGTGTGGTGGTGGCGTTCCCGGGGGGAATTGTTTGTTAAATCCAAGCAATTTGACCCCCTGCCCTTGGGGTTTGTGATGCGCCGACATCGTTTGTTAAAAACTTCTTTTTTCTATCGGTTATTGGGAGCCAATCCTGAGACGGAAATCCAATTTCATCTGCCAGGGGTGCGGATTGAAATTGTCCAGGGCGACCGGCATCAGGTCACCAACTTAACCACGGTTACCCCGATTTCCGCCCAGCAAACCCAGGTGATTTCCCAGTTCTATTGGAGCCATCCGGGGTTCACCCTCGCCAAACCAATTTTACGTTGGTTCATGCGAACCTTTTTCGAGCAAGACCGTCAGGTGGTGATCAAGCAACAGGATGGTTTGAAATATAACCCCGCTCTCATGTTAATCAAAGATGCGGATACCCAAGCCCGTTGGTATCACCAAATCAAGCAAGAATACGCCCGTTCCGTATTAGAAAAACGCCCGTTTGTGAATCCCCTTTCCTCCCAGGTATTGCGCTGGCGTAGTTAA